The sequence below is a genomic window from Paenibacillus sp. DCT19.
TGTAGAATTCAAGCGATATATGCTCCGCTTCTTTCACGAATTCCCAAGAATTCAAACGCTTGAAGGTGTTACACGCACTCCATATAATCAATATGATTCCATCATCTTGCCTCTGCAAAAATATCTTGAACCATTCGGCGTAGATTTCACCTTGAAATGCACCGTAACCGACCTGGACTTCAAAGAAGGCGATGGTATTACAGTTCAGCGGATGCATGTGCGTCGGAACGGTAACGAGGAATCTATCGACATTCAAGAAGGTGATCTGGTCATTGTTACCAACGGTTCGATGACCGAGGGAGCCGACATCGGTTCCATGTCTTCCGCTCCGAAGCTAAACGGCAAGGGCAGCTCTTGGAAGCTATGGGAGAACATTGCCGCCAAGAAACCTTTGCTGGGCAACCCTTCTTCTTTTAACGATCATGTGGATGAGTCCAAATGGGAATCGTTTACCGTTACTTTTCAAGATTCGGTATTCTTCGATCTGATGGAGAAATTTACGCGCAATCGTGCAGGTACGGGTGCTCTGGTCACTTTCAAAGATTCGAGTTGGTTTATGTCCGTCGTGCTTGCTTTCCAGCCACATTTCCGTGGGCAACCGGAGCATGTCAACGTATTCTGGGGTTACGGCTTATATCCCGATAACGTAGGCGACTACGTGAAGAAACGCATGTGTGATTGTACGGGAGAGGAGATTATGCAGGAACTCATCGGCCATCTTCATTTCCAGGAACATCAAGAAGCTATTATGGCTACTGCAAACTGTATTCCATGCATGATGCCTTATATTACAGCGCAATTTATGCCAAGATTGAACAGTGATCGGCCTAAGGTCGTTCCCGAAGGCTCCACCAATCTTGCTTTTATCAGCCAATTCTGTGAGATTCCTGATGACGTGGTGTTCACGGAAGAATATTCGGTTCGGGCGGCACGGATTGCCGTGTATACTCTACTCGGAATAAACCGACCTATTGAGCCAATCCATCAGTATCAGTATGATGTCCGCACGTTGTTCAGTAGTTTTGTGACCTCGTTTAGATAATAAAATTTACAATATTAAAAGGAGTGCCGTCCTGATTTTGACAGCACTCCTTTTTGATAAATACAAACATTAGATGAGGATAGTAAATCCGTTGCCAACTGAATTAATTGAAGGTCAAACAACCTGCGCATTAGACGTGTATAGTGCCCTTCGGTGCCTCAATTCCTCAATGGCATGTACTTTCGTGAGGTTACACACGGTTTTCTCTATGTGCGAAACGTGGTGAACTTCAACATATGTACCAGTTGGGATAAATGTGCGATGTTCTGCTGTACTTCTGAGGTATCCGTACCTGCCATTGCCTGATTTGCTCGCAACGTTCTCCGGGTATTCAGCATTCCTTCGATCAGTTTCATGACCGTGTTGCGTCCACGATGATCCACAATCATATACTTTTTGCGTGCATCCAACTCTACCCATACGATATTGCTGAACGATGTAAATAGTTGTTTACGATACTGCTCCATATCGGTCTCATTGTAATGCTCGCCATAGAAAGCATAATATCCGTGAATATGCAGCTTCTCTGCCAACACTGTGATAAAAGGATCATGCTCAAGCATAACATTGCGTTTCATATTTCACGCCTCCGTGATGCGTAATCCGTAGATCCCATCTTATTTTGAGATCTATTTTATCATATAATCCAGACCATTTCCTCTCTCGCAATATATGCCGAGACTGTCTATCTTATATAACTCGTAGAACGCCGGAATGATTCAGTTCAGTGATTCAGCGATTCGCCGTCCTTTTACCCACACACCCGCAACATCCAATCCCTCATTCAGCAAAACGATATCTGCCTGCTTGCCCTGAGCGAAGGAGCCTGTCCGATGATCGATGCCCAGCAGACGAGCTGGAGTCAGACTCGCTGCTCGTGACGCAGCCGTAACACTTAAGCCAACCTCTTGCACAAGATAACGGAAGCCCCGCACCATCGTTAGTGTGCTTCCTGCGAGCGCACCACCATCCTTCAGGCGTGCCACACCATGCTCAACAATAACAGGAAGATCACCAATTGCGTATTCCCCATCCTCTAGACCTGCGGCAGACATCGCATCCGTGATCAACACCAGTTGATCTAATGGTTGCTTCAGTTGTGCCAGAATGGAGATGGCTGCTGGATGTACA
It includes:
- a CDS encoding oleate hydratase, whose protein sequence is MIVNNEYGNKQVYFVGGGIASLAGAAYLVRDCGFPGEHIHIIEEMNILGGSNDGAGNPDQGYIIRGGRMLNDEAYENLWELLASIPSIDRPGLSVRQEITEFDNANPTHSNARLINRDGEVEDVLSMGFDMADRLAMGKLIITPEDTLGKLRISDWFGPHFFKTNFWYMWATTFAFQPWHSAVEFKRYMLRFFHEFPRIQTLEGVTRTPYNQYDSIILPLQKYLEPFGVDFTLKCTVTDLDFKEGDGITVQRMHVRRNGNEESIDIQEGDLVIVTNGSMTEGADIGSMSSAPKLNGKGSSWKLWENIAAKKPLLGNPSSFNDHVDESKWESFTVTFQDSVFFDLMEKFTRNRAGTGALVTFKDSSWFMSVVLAFQPHFRGQPEHVNVFWGYGLYPDNVGDYVKKRMCDCTGEEIMQELIGHLHFQEHQEAIMATANCIPCMMPYITAQFMPRLNSDRPKVVPEGSTNLAFISQFCEIPDDVVFTEEYSVRAARIAVYTLLGINRPIEPIHQYQYDVRTLFSSFVTSFR